From Xyrauchen texanus isolate HMW12.3.18 chromosome 12, RBS_HiC_50CHRs, whole genome shotgun sequence, one genomic window encodes:
- the LOC127653404 gene encoding epsin-3-like isoform X2, translating to MTTSSLRRQVKNIVNNYTDAEVKVREATSNDPWGPPTSLMMEIADLTFNVVALTEVMGIIWKRLNDHGKNWRHVYKALTLLDYLIKTGSERVAQQCKENIYAIQTLRDFQYIDKDGQDQGMNVREKSKQLVSLLRNDERLKQERSQAHKTRERMMGTSSAVGFGSLPPPYSGRRTSQPSMAALYGEDYGRSRGSPSSFNSSSSSPHLAPDLECARPQTSGEEELQLQLALAMSREESEKPPPPPPAAAAALDIDEQTQLQIAMSLSKDEAQKPVLPPVAALDMDEDAQLQLALSLSKEEHQQEERSRQGDESLLQKALEESKREIEAKGGGSAMLDLVEVFAPVPDAPSSTHPWDSSGGHSAKAQAGPLRSDPWDCLEASSSSQRSGSSWMAPPASSVRSQPWSQRQLASDPWEAPQNAPSPVSRNKTWTSPARTGTGVDPFSPPLVDRQGSIGPLKTPSPRAGSPSDGDLFDEAMDGGQANVNSHGSPAHFDMSSFGENLPKPTPRTCSTPEAFLGPTAASLVNLDSLIPSNPPAKNFNPFLSGVNAPSATNPFQHEQQRLTLNQMRPSSTSPVPTSLPFSGSQSMPANNQPSSLPSTFTQSVHAQLEIHGNLPQPLLPLSTTYTLGDPDQHNQNPFL from the exons ATGACGACCTCATCATTACGGCGCCAGGTAAAGAACATTGTAAACAACTACACAGATGCAGAGGTTAAGGTCAGGGAGGCGACCTCCAATGACCCATGGGGTCCTCCTACCTCGCTCATGATGGAAATAGCAGACCTAACCTTCAATGTGGTGGCTTTAACCGAGGTCATGGGAATAATCTGGAAGAGACTGAATGATCACGGCAAGAACTGGCGGCATGTGTACAAGGCTCTCACTCTACTGGACTATTTGATCAAGACGGGATCAGAGCGAGTGGCACAGCAGTGCAAGGAGAACATTTACGCCATCCAGACTCTGCGGGACTTTCAATACATTGACAAGGATGGTCAGGACCAGGGCATGAACGTGCGGGAAAAGTCCAAGCAGTTGGTGTCTCTGCTGAGGAATGATGAGCGGCTCAAGCAAGAGAGATCCCAGGCACACAAGACCCGTGAGCGCATGATGGGAACCAGCAGTGCAGTGGGCTTTGGATCTTTACCCCCTCCTTATTCAGGACGCCGCACCAGTCAGCCCAGCATGGCAGCACTGTATGGTGAAGATTATGGCAGATCTAGGGGCTCACCGTCTTCGTTTAACT CCTCCTCTTCCTCCCCTCATCTGGCTCCTGATCTGGAGTGCGCCCGGCCACAGACAAGTGGAGAGGAGGAGCTTCAGCTGCAGCTGGCCTTGGCCATGAGCCGAGAGGAGAGTGAGAAG cctcctcctcctcctcctgctgctgctgctgctctggATATCGATGAACAGACACAGCTCCAGATTGCAATGAGTCTCAGTAAAGATGAGGCGCAGAAG CCAGTACTCCCTCCTGTCGCTGCCCTGGACATGGATGAAGATGCACAGCTCCAGCTGGCCCTTAGTCtcagtaaagaggaacatcaacag GAGGAACGAAGTCGCCAGGGAGATGAGTCGCTGCTCCAGAAAGCTCTTGAGGAGAGCAAACGAGAGATTGAGGCCAAAGGAGGAGGA TCTGCCATGCTGGATCTTGTAGAAGTCTTTGCCCCAGTTCCTGATGCACCCTCTAGTACCCATCCTTGGGATTCATCCGGAGGTCATAGTGCCAAAGCCCAGGCAGGTCCTCTGAGATCTGACCCCTGGGATTGTCTTG AGGCCAGCTCTTCAAGTCAGAGGTCTGGTAGCTCATGGATGGCACCACCTGCATCAAGTGTTCGATCCCAGCCTTGGTCACAGCGACAGCTGGCTTCTGACCCATGGGAAGCCCCTCAGAATGCCCCAAGTCCTGTTTCCAGGAATAAGACCTGGACATCCCCTGCTCGTACCG GAACTGGAGTGGATCCCTTCTCTCCCCCATTAGTGGACAGACAAGGATCTATTGGCCCTCTCAAAACTCCTTCCCCTCGGGCAGGAAGTCCCTCAG ATGGCGATCTTTTTGATGAGGCTATGGATGGAGGTCAGGCAAATGTGAACAGTCATGGTAGTCCAGCGCATTTCGATATGTCTTCCTTTGGCGAAAATCTACCAAAACCAACTCCTCGAACCTGCAGCACTCCAGAGGCATTCCTGGGCCCCACTGCAGCTTCACTTGTCAACCTGGATTCTCTGATACCTTCCAACCCTCCTGCTAAGAACTTCAACCCATTTTTATCAG GAGTGAATGCTCCCTCAGCGACTAATCCATTCCAACATGAACAACAGCGTCTCACCCTTAATCAGATGCGTCCCAGTTCCACATCCCCTGTACCTACATCCCTCCCATTCAGTGGCTCTCAGTCAATGCCTGCCAACAACCAgccctcctccctgcctagtACCTTCACTCAGTCTGTGCATGCTCAGCTGGAGATCCATGGGAACCTGCCCCAACCGCTGCTACCCCTGTCAACCACATATACACTTGGAGATCCAGACCAACACAATCAGAATCCATTCCTATGA
- the LOC127653404 gene encoding epsin-3-like isoform X1 — MTTSSLRRQVKNIVNNYTDAEVKVREATSNDPWGPPTSLMMEIADLTFNVVALTEVMGIIWKRLNDHGKNWRHVYKALTLLDYLIKTGSERVAQQCKENIYAIQTLRDFQYIDKDGQDQGMNVREKSKQLVSLLRNDERLKQERSQAHKTRERMMGTSSAVGFGSLPPPYSGRRTSQPSMAALYGEDYGRSRGSPSSFNSSSSSPHLAPDLECARPQTSGEEELQLQLALAMSREESEKPPPPPPAAAAALDIDEQTQLQIAMSLSKDEAQKPVLPPVAALDMDEDAQLQLALSLSKEEHQQEERSRQGDESLLQKALEESKREIEAKGGGCYSATSLLWQSAMLDLVEVFAPVPDAPSSTHPWDSSGGHSAKAQAGPLRSDPWDCLEASSSSQRSGSSWMAPPASSVRSQPWSQRQLASDPWEAPQNAPSPVSRNKTWTSPARTGTGVDPFSPPLVDRQGSIGPLKTPSPRAGSPSDGDLFDEAMDGGQANVNSHGSPAHFDMSSFGENLPKPTPRTCSTPEAFLGPTAASLVNLDSLIPSNPPAKNFNPFLSGVNAPSATNPFQHEQQRLTLNQMRPSSTSPVPTSLPFSGSQSMPANNQPSSLPSTFTQSVHAQLEIHGNLPQPLLPLSTTYTLGDPDQHNQNPFL; from the exons ATGACGACCTCATCATTACGGCGCCAGGTAAAGAACATTGTAAACAACTACACAGATGCAGAGGTTAAGGTCAGGGAGGCGACCTCCAATGACCCATGGGGTCCTCCTACCTCGCTCATGATGGAAATAGCAGACCTAACCTTCAATGTGGTGGCTTTAACCGAGGTCATGGGAATAATCTGGAAGAGACTGAATGATCACGGCAAGAACTGGCGGCATGTGTACAAGGCTCTCACTCTACTGGACTATTTGATCAAGACGGGATCAGAGCGAGTGGCACAGCAGTGCAAGGAGAACATTTACGCCATCCAGACTCTGCGGGACTTTCAATACATTGACAAGGATGGTCAGGACCAGGGCATGAACGTGCGGGAAAAGTCCAAGCAGTTGGTGTCTCTGCTGAGGAATGATGAGCGGCTCAAGCAAGAGAGATCCCAGGCACACAAGACCCGTGAGCGCATGATGGGAACCAGCAGTGCAGTGGGCTTTGGATCTTTACCCCCTCCTTATTCAGGACGCCGCACCAGTCAGCCCAGCATGGCAGCACTGTATGGTGAAGATTATGGCAGATCTAGGGGCTCACCGTCTTCGTTTAACT CCTCCTCTTCCTCCCCTCATCTGGCTCCTGATCTGGAGTGCGCCCGGCCACAGACAAGTGGAGAGGAGGAGCTTCAGCTGCAGCTGGCCTTGGCCATGAGCCGAGAGGAGAGTGAGAAG cctcctcctcctcctcctgctgctgctgctgctctggATATCGATGAACAGACACAGCTCCAGATTGCAATGAGTCTCAGTAAAGATGAGGCGCAGAAG CCAGTACTCCCTCCTGTCGCTGCCCTGGACATGGATGAAGATGCACAGCTCCAGCTGGCCCTTAGTCtcagtaaagaggaacatcaacag GAGGAACGAAGTCGCCAGGGAGATGAGTCGCTGCTCCAGAAAGCTCTTGAGGAGAGCAAACGAGAGATTGAGGCCAAAGGAGGAGGA TGCTATTCTGCTACTTCTCTCCTATGGCAGTCTGCCATGCTGGATCTTGTAGAAGTCTTTGCCCCAGTTCCTGATGCACCCTCTAGTACCCATCCTTGGGATTCATCCGGAGGTCATAGTGCCAAAGCCCAGGCAGGTCCTCTGAGATCTGACCCCTGGGATTGTCTTG AGGCCAGCTCTTCAAGTCAGAGGTCTGGTAGCTCATGGATGGCACCACCTGCATCAAGTGTTCGATCCCAGCCTTGGTCACAGCGACAGCTGGCTTCTGACCCATGGGAAGCCCCTCAGAATGCCCCAAGTCCTGTTTCCAGGAATAAGACCTGGACATCCCCTGCTCGTACCG GAACTGGAGTGGATCCCTTCTCTCCCCCATTAGTGGACAGACAAGGATCTATTGGCCCTCTCAAAACTCCTTCCCCTCGGGCAGGAAGTCCCTCAG ATGGCGATCTTTTTGATGAGGCTATGGATGGAGGTCAGGCAAATGTGAACAGTCATGGTAGTCCAGCGCATTTCGATATGTCTTCCTTTGGCGAAAATCTACCAAAACCAACTCCTCGAACCTGCAGCACTCCAGAGGCATTCCTGGGCCCCACTGCAGCTTCACTTGTCAACCTGGATTCTCTGATACCTTCCAACCCTCCTGCTAAGAACTTCAACCCATTTTTATCAG GAGTGAATGCTCCCTCAGCGACTAATCCATTCCAACATGAACAACAGCGTCTCACCCTTAATCAGATGCGTCCCAGTTCCACATCCCCTGTACCTACATCCCTCCCATTCAGTGGCTCTCAGTCAATGCCTGCCAACAACCAgccctcctccctgcctagtACCTTCACTCAGTCTGTGCATGCTCAGCTGGAGATCCATGGGAACCTGCCCCAACCGCTGCTACCCCTGTCAACCACATATACACTTGGAGATCCAGACCAACACAATCAGAATCCATTCCTATGA